A segment of the Novipirellula galeiformis genome:
CACTGCCGATCCAATGCAGGCACGGGGCGCACAACATCAAACTAATCGCCATCAACCACAGCCGCGCTGCCTTGGTACGCAAAAACAGTTTGTCCGCCAAGAAGCCGCCTCCAAGCAGTCCGATAAACGTGGTGCTCTGTAGATAAGCGGTCGCCGTAAAGGCCGCATCCGCAAGGTCCAGCGAATACTTTTCATAGAGAAAACTGGGCAACCAACTGTACAGCATCCAGAGACCGAAGACGAAGGTGGGAAAGACAACGCAGAGCAGCAAAAAGGTTGGCACTTTCACTAATTCGGTGATCGCCAATGTGCCGTCCGCGCGCTTCGTTTCCACCTCCGCGTCCTCGTTCACGGTGCGCAAAAACATCGCGTACGGCAAGCAATAAAGCAGCCCGATCGCGCCGAGAATAAAGAACGCCTCACGCCAGTATCCTTGATGTGCCATCCAGCCCCCGAACCACGCGCCCGCCACGGTACCCACGATCTGGGCGGTCGTCAGCGTCGCCACCGCGCGTGAGCGTTTTTCCGGTGCGTGGGCGTTGGACGTCAACGCGATCGCGGCGGGCATGTACAGCGATTCGGAAACCCCCATCGCGGCGCGGAGGGCAAGCAAGATGAAAGCGGATGTCGCAAATCCAGTCCCCACCGTCACCAAACTCCAGATCGCCAGACTGAACACGACCAACACGCGTTTTGAGTACTTATCCGCGATCTGCCCCGCCAAAGGACACCCCAGCCCATAGACCCACAGAAAGATCGATCCGGTTAAGCCCAGTTCGCGGTCCGTCAGTCCCAAATCGGACTGCAAGACAGGGAACATCGCGAACACTGCTTGTCGGTCGCAGTAGTTCAAAAAATAGGCGCACCACATGAATGCGACCAAATGCGTGGCCTTGCGCCCGCTCTGCTTAATTTCAGCTTGTGTCACGATCTGCGCGGGCCAGGGGTTGGAGGATTGGAATTCTAAACGCGATGCCCGCGACACAATCGACATTCGGTGTGAGGCACGGTGCAGGTAGCTTCCGGTGGGACTCTCGAACGGTCGAGCCCGCGCCGGGTTGGAGCACGGCCATGACGGCGTCCGATCTGCAGTCCGCGAACCCTGGGGGAAAGCACGAACCGTTTTGGGGAGGCTGGAGTCTATCCGATCGAAACTGAGAAATCCAGTTTCTGCTAAAAAAAGCATCGACGATGCTCAACACTCACATCATTCACATCAACACTCCCCCACGTACGCAGGTACACAACGACAATGATGCGCTATCGCACCCGAGTTACCTACGACCGTGAACCAGCAGCGTCCCTTGGCCACTTGCCGTAACAAATTCGCCTGCGACCTTAGTGGCGTCCGCAGCAGACGAACCGAAAACCACAACCGCTTGCATCCGTGTCAGTATTAAAGGTTCGTTAGCGGTTCACCAAGCACAGTGTCCTCACGCATCGTTTCACCTTCTTGTCTGCGAGTCGAGTCTCGCGCCGAAAGGCGTTTCACCTCAACGAAGCCAGTCCCGCAGCCGAAACCAGCCTCGTAATTGCACGCCGGCCACGGCGTCTGTTGAACGCAACCTTGAATTGATCGCGTCATTGACAAACGGGAACAAAAAGAACATTTCAACCGCTTGCACCCGTGAACCCGCAGCGTCCTCGGTGTGTATGCCCAAGTTGTGTGCAAGTGAAGGAGAACCTTTTTGAGTCACTCCGTTACGGACGCGTGGGGATGTGTATTGCTAGAAAAAACGGCAACACCGTCACTTCAAACACCGTCGCTCACTTCAAACACAGACGCTCCGGCCATGCAAATCAACGCCACAACCGCACGACTACGGTTTCGCTATAATCATGACTCCTATAATCATGACTGATTCGTGACTCGGCTTGACGCCCCCCAGTTTGGCCCCCGTGCCATCGTCGAATCCGCCCTCATGCACCTTGGGACTTCCTTACGTGATGGAATCGGGCGACATGGCCACCTATACTGTGACACCGCGCCCCCCTCCTGCCTTATTTCCCCCAAAAAAACCTGTAGCGAACAATGTGCACCATGCTCCATCGGCCGCTTTTCTCGATTGTCTGTTTGTCAGTCATTTCCAGCCTGATTTCGCAGATCGCGGTTGCCCAAAACCAAGCGAGTTCGACCACCGAGATTGATGGGATTCACTTCACGCTCGCCGAGGGGTTGCGGATTGAAAAGGTCACGAACGAATCCTTGATCAAATGGCCGATCGTCGCCGATTGGGACAATCAAGGTCGTTTGGTGGTCGCCGAGTCCGCAGGCGTCACCAAGCCCATCGTCGAACACAACAAAACCAAACCTCACAAACTGATCCGTTTAGTCGATAGCAACGGCGATGGAACGTTTGACAAGCGAATCGTTGCCGCCGAGCAACTCGCCTTTCCCGAAGGCGTCTTGTGTCTGGGAAACGACGTGCTCGTCTCGGCACCGCCGTTGATTTGGAAACTGACCGATGCCGACGGGGATGGAGTTTGCGAAGATCGTGAAGTCTGGTTCGATGGGCAAACGATCACCGGCTGTGCAAACGATTTACATGGCCCGTATCTTGGTCCCGATGGATGGGTTTATTGGTGCAAGGGTGCCTTTGCAGCCCAGACGCACGATCTTGTTAATGGCCAGACCCTGCAAACCTCAGCCGCTCACATTTTTCGTCGCCGCATCGACGGGGGACCGATTGAACCGGTGATGACGGGCGGGATGGACAATCCAGTCGAAGTCGCCATCACCCCTGAGGGCGAGAAATTCTTTACCAGCACCTTTTTGCAACAACCTGGCGGCGGACTCCGCGATGGGATCGCCCACGCTGTCTACGGAGGCGTGTACGGCAAAGAGAATTCGGTCTTGGCGAATCATCCTCGCACGGGACCATTGATGCCAATTTTGACCCAACTTGGCCCGGCGGCGCCCAGTGGACTCGCTTGCCTAAGATCCAATCAATTGACGCGATTCACCGAGCACCCGGATACACGTGTCCTTGTCGCCGCCTTGTTCAATTTGCAAAAAGTAACCGCCCATCAATTGGTTCCCGAGGGTGCCAGCTTCCGCACGATCGATCACGACTTGGTGGTCGCCGACCGTGTTGACTTTCATCCCACCGATGTGATCGAAGACGCGGATGGCAGTCTACTGGTGATCGATACCGGAGGTTGGTACGACCTGTGTTGCCCTACGTCGCGAATCGATCAAAAAACGGCCTCAGGTGGCATCTATCGAATCTCGACGGACAAGACAGCTCAAAACGGCTTCGCTCGCGGGCCGGTGGTCGTTTCCTCCGCCGCTGACCAAGCGTCGGTAACGACAGCACAATTGTACGATCGGCGGCCTTGGGTTCGTCGCCAAGCGGGCTTGGCCGTGACGGTTGCGGGCGACACAGCGACCAAGTCTCTCGATGCCATCCTCCGTGATGCGGATCGTTCGATCGACGACCGACTGACCGCATTGTGGTCGCTTAGCCGAGTCGGCAGCCCCGCGGCGGTCGCTACCATTTCCGATCACCTGCGTGATCCCAATCCGCAAATGGTGCAAGCGGCTTGTCACGCCGTGTCGCTTCACCGCCACGAGGGCTCGCGCCCGCAACTCGAGCGTTTACTGAAACATCCCTCGCTTGCCGTCCGCCGCGTTGCCGCCGAAGCACTCGGCCAAATCGCGAGCGCTGCCTCGGCCCCCACATTACTATCCGCATGCGAACATACCGGCGGCGATCGCCACTTAGAACACTCCTTGTTGTACGCATTGATCGAAATCGCGCAATCGAATTCCATCGATCTGATCGCGATGGCTAACTCCGACACGCAATGGACCGCCGTGTTGCTGGTTCTCGACCGCGTCGGACGCAGCGACCAAGTCGAGCTCTCTCGGTTCTTTACGGCCTGGAGCAGCAGCGATCCCAAGTTGCGTGACATCGCCGCAGAAATTTTGGCCAAGCACCCTCAATGGGCATCGGAATCGATCACCAAGATCGCTGCGATGTACACTCAGCTCGATGCTGCGGATTCCCCCGCTGCGGACAACCTCGCACGTCTGGTCGCGGGTTGGAAGAACGAACCATCGACCCAGCAATTGGTCGCCGATTGGATCGGCAACGCCGCCGCAGCGAAACCGTCGCAGCAACGGTTCTTGGCCACTCAGCTGAGCCAAATCTCGCCCACGAAGGTCCCACGTGACTGGGCTGCCCCAATCGCGACGTGGTTGGAAGCCGCGAGTGAACCGGTGCAACGGGCGCTAACCGAAAATTTACCTCGGCTCCAAATCGAAGCGGCCGATGCGTCCTCGTTACCCGAAACAATCATTCGCATCGCACGTCAAGCGGAATCGACCGACCATCGCTTGCGTGTGCTTGGGGCACTCCCCGCAGGACGCAAAGTCGACGATCCCGAACTCGAAAAAGAGGTCGTCGCGTCGTTCTTGAGCGACGACGAAACGCTTGCCCCGCTAGCATCCAAAGTGCTCCAGCGAGTGAAACTCTCGGATGCAAGCCAATTGGCCGATGCGTTGCCAAGCATCCCCTCGCAATCCTTGACGACCGCCATCGAAGCGGTCCATCGGGCCAGCAATGATGCAATCCAATCCAAGATGCTGGCGGGACTCGCATCCCTGCCTGCCGCGAAAACGTTGCCGCAAACCTACTTGACGAATCTGTATAAACGATCATCCAAGGAACTGCAGGCACAGGCCCAGCAGACCGCCGCGGATTTGATCCGTCCCGCGGCGGACGTCAAGGCCACGGTCGACAAGACACTGGCCCGACTGAGCAGCGGCGATCCCGTTCGCGGATTGCAAGTGTTCCGTAGCAGCAAGGCAGCCTGTAGTGCTTGCCACCGCATCGGTTACGTCGGACATGACGTTGGCCCCGAGCTCACTCGCATTGGCGCCAGCCGGACACCCGACGCGTTGTTGGAAGCGATCTTGTTCCCCAGCGCCCGCCAAGAACAGAGTTACCAGGGCTCTCGCGTGTTGACGATCGATGGCCAGGTCTACAACGGGCTGATCAAACATCGCACCCCCGAAACCATCGAACTGCAAGTCACCGCCGAACGATTGGTGGTGATCCCAAGCGAAGAGATCGAACTGCTTGAACCGAGCGACATCTCGGTGATGCCAGCCGGCTTGGCCGAGCAATTGACAATCGAAGAGCTCTCGGACCTGATGGCATTATTGCAATCGGCGAAGTAGTTCCCGTCGGGTTCGCTTTCGTAGCTGCGTTCGCAAGAACGCGGTCCACCGTCTGGCGACATGAGCTACAGCAAAATTAAAAATGCATTAGTTAAAGGCCGGCGGTCGCGTTTGTTGCGGGAACCGCGGCTAACGCCATGCGGCTGATTTTGCGTAAAAACTCCTGCCTAGGCGTTTAGCTGGGTCGCAGCGATCGAGACCGCTCCGGCGACCGGTTCGCGGATCGGATGAATCTGCGGTTGCAGCCCCACATCCGACAGCAGCTGACACAGACGATCGGCAAAACGTGGCTGTTGCGTCAGCACGCCGCCGGTGACGGCAAACGCAAACGGCGTTTCGGCAAATCCCAGACGCGTTGCCAACGCTGTGACCATCTCGCACAACTCCGCCGCGGCGGACTCGATAATGTCTCCTGCGGCAACATCCCCCGACTCCGCAGCTGCGAACACAATCAAGGCAAGCCGAGCGATCGACGCGCGATTGGTTTGCTCGGAATAGATGACCGGGATCAATTCGCTTGGGCTGGTGATTTGGTAATGCTCGAGGATGCTCGGCAGCAAGCTCGTTTGCGGACCGCGTCCATCGGCGGCGCGGGCTGCGGCACGCAAACCAGCCACTCCGATTTGGTAGCCGCTTCCCTCATCACCAAACAAACCACCCCAACCTCCACACCGCGCCGTCGATCCGTCCGCACTGCGTCCGATTGCCAGCGATCCAGTGCCGGAGATCAATGCGATGCCGACTCCATCACGCGACGCCGCGTACAACACCGGCATCGCATCATTGGTGATCGTTATGCGATGCGACAATTGGCATTGCTCGGCCCACGTGCGAATCAACTGTTGCTCGGCCTCGCGATCGGCACCGGCCAGCGACAAGCACGCGCTCGCCACCGTTGTCCTGGTTCGCTTGGCGTCCGCAAACACAGCGTCGATCGCGAGGTCGAGGTTCGCGGTCGCTTGGTCGAACCCGACACTGCGGCCGTTGGAGGGTCCCGACCGTCCACGACCGATCGTTTCGGTGCGGCATTGGTGATTGCGACGAGCCAACCACGCAACCGTCTTCGAACCGCCTCCGTCGATACCTAGAATCAAGTCGTCTTGGTGCATCACGCTGTTTTTTTATTGAGGACGATCTTGGTTGAGAACGCGGCGTAAATGTCCCCCGCAATCGGCCAGCTGTTGACGCGCCGCCTCCGCAGTGACTTCTTGCAAATGCGAAACGATTGCCGTCTTCACTTCGCCATCGCAACGGTCCAACAAACGGCGAGCTTCCTCGGGTGCGATGCCCGTGATGTCCGAAACGATTTGGCAAGATCGCATGCTCAACTTCGCATTGGTGGCGCGTAGATCGACCATCAAATTGCCGTACGTCTTGCCGATTCGGACCATCGCCCCGGTGGTGAGCATGTTCAACACCATCTTGGTGGCGGTCCCCGCCTTCATGCGGGTCGAACCGCTAATCACTTCAGGACCGACGACGGGCGAAATCATGATTTGACAATGAGGTCTCAGTTCGCAATCGGCATTGCAGCTCAATCCGATCGTGAACGCACCGACTTGGTTGGCGAATTGCAGACCGCCGATCACGTAAGGCGTTCGCCCACTCGTCGCGATCCCCATCACCACATCTTTGTCGCAAACGTGATGGTCGGCCAAATCTCGCTGGCCAAACTCGGGGTGATCTTCGGCGCCTTCGATCGCTCGCGTTAGCGCGTCTCGGCCGCCTGCGATTAAACCGACCACCATCTTGGCGGGGGTGTTGAACGTCGGCGGACATTCGCTGGCATCCAATACCCCCAAGCGGCCGGAGGTGCCCGCCCCCATATAAAGCAGTCGACCTCCCGCGCGAAAACGATCGGCGATCACATCGATCGCGGCCGCAATCGACTCCGCTTGAGTGGCCACGGCCGCAGCAATGCTGGCGTCTTGCGAATTCATCAACCGCACGATCTCGAGCGCCGAGAGCGAATCGATTTTGCTCGACTCAGGATTGCGAGCTTCCGTAGTCAGTTTTTCAAGCATAATTGGTTGTTCTTTGCAGATGGTTGATTCATCGTTTTCGTTGCCAATCGACACGGATCGAACGCGGGTCGCAGCGAACGCGGGGGCCAGCGAATTAGGGGGGCACCGGATCGTCGACGACCACCCCAAAGATGATTCCACGATGGCCTCGATCATGCATTGTCATAACAAGCAACCTCAAGAAACGAAACACGGTATTGTAGAATAGCGTGGCTCGTCATTTTCGGTGACATGGTAAAGCCGAAGTGACGTCAATCGATTGCCTGGGGTGTCAGTCGTCTGGCACATAATGCGTTTTGGTTTCTCCCCTATTTTCGCCGCCCGCCTGCTTGTCACAGGAGTGATCCCGATGATTAAATGAGTTCACGTTCGTCCCACTGCCTCCGCTTTCCCTACACCTCGCCAGGTTTCCGATATCCATCGGGGGGCCTCAAGAGCGACTTTCCAACAGGAATATTAGTTTGGCAATCAGTTCGATCGACGCTGCGATCTTAGTCCTCTACATGCTGATCATGGTCGCGTTGGGGCTTTGGGTAGGGCGTGACCAGAAGGATTTATCGGGATACTTGCTCGGCGGACGCGATTTGCCGTGGTGGGCGATCCTGGGTTCGATCGTGGCGACCGAAACCAGTACCGCCACATTTTTAAGTGTGCCGGGAATCGCGTTCGCGGCCGACGGCGACATGCGTTTCTTACAACTCGCGTTCGGATTTCTAGTGGGCCGCGTGATCGTAGCGATCGTGCTGGTGCCGTTGTACTGTCGTGGCGAAATTTTTACCGCCTATGAAATTTTGCAACAGCGATTCGGCGGGGCTAGCAAGAAATGTGCCTCCCTTTTGTTTCTGATCACGCGGAATCTGGGAGACGGACTGCGGCTCTTTTTAGCCGGCATCGCGCTCGAAAAGGTGCTCGGAATCGACCTGCACCTCTGCATCGCCGTGATCGGGATCGCCACGATCGTGTACACGTTCTTTGGCGGAATGAAGGCCGTGATCTGGAGCGACTGTATCCAATTGGTCGTCTACATGGTTGGCGGTTTCTTGGCGTTGAAGATCTTAGTCGGCTTCTTGCCGGGCGGGTGGTCTGAGTTGTTCGAATTTGGCAACTCGACCGGGCGCTTTCACATCCTCGATTTCCGCTGGCAATCGACCGCCACGTTTAACCTTTGGAGCGAAACGTATACGTTTTGGTCGGGTTTGATCGGCGGCGCTGTGCTGACGCTAGGCACCCATGGCACCGACCAAATGTTTGTCCAGCGTTACCTTTGTGCGCGCAGCGGACGCGATGCGCAACGCGCCGTCATCGCCAGCGGCTTTGTGGTCTTTGCTCAATTCGCCCTGTTTCTACTGCTGGGCGTTGCCTTGGCCGCCTATTACACCAATGTCGATCCCCAAACCTTCGCCCACAACGACGAAGTCTTTGCCACCTTTATTGTCGACCATCTACCGATCGGCTTGGTCGGAATCACGCTGGCCGCCGTCTTCGCCGCAGCGATGTCGACCCTTTCCAGCTCACTGAACTCTTCCGCCGCTGCCGCCGTATCGGATTTCTACGCGCCTTGGGCTTACCCCGAGGTCGGCGACGATCCATCTCATCCCGATCACAGCGACAAACTGCTGTTGGCCGGCCGTTCCTTCACCATCATTTTTGGGATACTCCAAATCGCCATTGGAATGGGAGCCAGCTACGTGTCACGCAGCGTCGTCGGAGATGCGTTGGCGATCGCGGGCTTCACCGCTGGCATCTTGCTCGGGGTGTTCGGGCTTGGCATGTTCACCCGTTCGGCCCATCAACGCGGTGCCCTGGTGGGGATGGTCTGCGGGATCGCGGTTTTGACCGGGATCAAATTTGGAACCACCATTGCTTGGCCCTGGTACGCGATCATTGGATCGCTGACCACCTTTGTCTGCGGTTACCTTGCGAGTCAATTGATTTCCCCTCTCCATGCACCCGCTGCGTCTACCGTCGAGGATGACTCGATGCGTGACAAGGAATAAACATGAACCGAAACGTTTTGTTTTCTCTGTTGTTTGCCGTTGCTCTATTTACGGCGTTGCCGCGGACTGCCCCCGCTCAAGTTCTCGCCGGCATCGATGTGCTCGAAAGAGACCATTTCCAACAACTCGCCGGTCGCAAGATTGGCTTGATTACGAATCACACGGGGGCCAACGCTCGCGGCGTTTCCACCGTCAAGCTTTTTCATGATTCGCCGAATGTTAACCTAGTGGCGCTGTTCAGTCCCGAGCATGGCTTCGCCGGCGTCTTGGACCATGAGAACATCGGGGATCAACGTGACTCATTGACAGGTCTGAAAGTCCATAGCTTGTACGGCAAAACACGAGTGCCAACACCCGAGATGCTCGCAGGAATCGACACACTCGTGTTTGACATTCAAGATATCGGCACGCGTTTCTACACCTACATCTCGACGATGGGCGGCGCGATGAAGGCAGCGGCCGAGCACCGCGTTCGCTTCGTTGTCTTGGATCGCCCCAACCCGATCGATGGGATCACCGTGCAAGGCCCTGTCTTGGATCGTGGCGGCGAGTCGTTCGTCGGATACCACCCGATTTCCGTACGCCATGGCATGACGATTGCGGAATTGGCAAGGATGTTCCAAGCCGAATGGAAACTTGATCTCGATTTACAAACCATTCCAATTGAGGGCTGGAATCGCCGCGAGATGTTTGACGCCACAGGACGACTGTGGATCAACCCGTCACCGAACATGCGCAGCTTGAACCAAGCGTTGCTCTACCCCGGAATCGGGCTGTTGGAAACCACCAACGTCTCGGTGGGACGCGGTACTGACACTCCCTTCGAACTTCTCGGCGCCCCCTGGATCGATGCCCTCACGCTGGCGAGGGAACTGAACGCCGCCGCACTCAAAGGAGTGCGGTTCGTGCCGGTCGAGTTCACCCCGAACGCGAGTAAGTACGAGTCCGAAACGTGTGGCGGCGTGAACATCATCGTCATCGACCGAGCCAGCTTTGATCCGCTCGAAACCGGTTTGTTGCTGGCTATTACGCTGCATCGACTCTATCCCAAGGATTGGAAGACAACGTCGCTGAACCGATTGCTGGTTAGCGAAAAAACTCGCGATGGGATTCTCGATGGCAAATCGATTGACGAACTGCAAGCGGCCTACCAAAACGAGCTGAACGACTTCATACGCCGCCGCGAAGCGTTCTTGCTGTATCGCTAATCCTTCCTTAGAGAACCGTGAAATTGATGAAGCGTGAAATCATGCTTGGGCTCGAAGCCTGCGTGGCCGAGCGTCCCCCGGCGCTCCGATCCGCGCGGATCGGTTTACTGATGAACCGCGCCTCGGTTGACCGCAACCTTCGTTTGGCCTGCGATGTCTTGCACGATGCGTATCCAGGCCAAATCGCCGCCCTGTTCACACCTCAGCATGGGCTATGGGGCGACGCCCAAGCGAATATGATCGAAACCGACCACGGCTGGCACGCGGGGTTGGACGTTCCGATCTATAGTCTGTACAGCGCCTCGCGGCGACCGTCACCCGAGATGCTCGCCGGACTCGATTGCTTTGTGATCGACTTGCAAGACGTGGGCACACGTGTTTACACCTTCGTGTGGACGATGCTGGAGTGCCTGCACGCGTGTGCCGAAGCAAACGTCGCGGTACTGGTGTTGGACCGGCCCAACCCGATCGGCGGCCGGATCATCGAAGGCCCCTTGTTAGAGGACGCGTATCGCAGCTTTGTCGGCGGAGCGCCCGTTCCGATGCGTCATGGATTGACGATGGGCGAACTAGCGTTGCTGCTGAAATCCGAGTTGCAAATCGATGTTTCGCTTGAGATTGTCCCCGTTCAGAGATGGTCTCCGGAGGACTTGTTTGCAGCACTCGGTCGGCACTGGCTATTACCTTCACCCAACTTGCCCACCGCCCAGTCCGCGATCATCTATCCTGGCCAAGTTTTGCTCGAGGGAACCAATCTCTCCGAAGGCCGTGGCACCACGACGCCATTCGAAGTCGTCGGTGCTCCGTTTATCGATCCTGATACCATGATCCAAGCCCTAGGCGACATCGACCTACCAGGCGTCCATTTTTTGCCGCTTTATTTTCGGCCTACCTTTGACAAATGGCGAGACCAGCTCTGTGGAGGCGTCTCCATTCACATCACCGACGCCGAACGTTTCCGCTCACTGAAAACATCGATCGCAATCCTCTCCGTGATCCAACAACATTGGCCCAATGATTTTCGCTGGCTCGATCCACCCTACGAGTACGAGACACGAAAGCCGCCGATCGACATTATCTACGGCAGCAACAAGTTACGAGAGGGATTAGGTTCGGGCCAGACGGTCGACGGACTTACCGAAGTCGATGTCACCGCGTGGAACCAACGAACGTTCGAATTCCAAATCTACGATCCCAGCGAGCAGCGTTTTCGCGGTTGAGCGAGTGGAGTATCCAATTGATGATTCGAAATGCTTCTCCCGTCCTCTACTGACCGCATTCAACTCTTTGCCATCTATCTTTTTGCATAAACGTCCGGCCGTCAAAGTCCAGACTCTCTTTTTCGGCCGCGGCAAAGGGGACGTTCCTGAAAACGATCACTGTCCCCTTAGCCCCGTCCCCTTAGCCCCCACTTGCCAAAATCGTTCTTCGTGTACGTCCATGCCCTGCCCTTGGCATGGCTCCAGAATGCGGGGCCTGCGTCGCGATACCAATCGATCCTCCATTGCCTCTCATCGCTCCACGCGTGGTCGCCGACGCGTCTGCTGAGGTTCAGGTGCCGCATCGCATGACAGGCAGCTTTTCGAATCTTGCCGACCGAGTCCCCCCGGCCATGCGTTGCAATGCGATGTCACTCCACCAGCATCACCACTGGCCATAGAGTGTTGCGGTACCGGTCACGTTTGCCTCAATGGCTCGCGGCAATCGAGCGGCGGAACAGCATTAGGCTGTCCAAAAAACACAGCAGCCCGAGTCCGGCCGTCGCGGCGAATTGCGGCCAGACTTCGCGGATGCCGATTCCAACGTTTCGCTGTTCGTCTTCGTACGCAAGTCAGCAGCGGTTCCTTCGGCCAAAACTTTGCCCGCGTTCATCGCGACCAACCAATCGAACCGCTCCGCTTCTTCCATGAACGCCGATAGCGCAACAGCAGCTCACGCGCACAAGAGTGGCCCCGACCAACGGTTTGGCATTCAAAGCCAATTAGCGATCCAAGAAGTGGATCGGCCTTCTAAACTTCATTTCAGTTTCGTCGAGGGATGGCGAGAGTCACAGCGTAGTCGGCGGCTCCAACGGGCGAGTCACTGAAATAGATATCGAAACCGTCCGGCGTATGCTCAATTGCGATCACGTCTCGACCTTGACGATTAACGATCCTTGCCTTCGATAGATCCAATCGATTTCCGAAATCTCGCCATGGCGTGGGAGTCCGATGCAACTTGATCCAAGGCTCTCCATCGAAAAGCACCTTCTTGGGGCGTGCCCAGTGTTTGTGTACGTAACGCACGGCATCGCGATCAAAGACGATCCGTCCACTACCATCAAATTGCCCCGAGATGCGTAGTAGCTTCGGCTGCGCATCGACAGCTTCATCGAAGGCCGTTTCATTGGCGTGCGGGTCAGACGGTTTACTGCGTTCGTCACGTGGTGGTGCTCCGACGCTCAACGTCGTAAAAACGAATAGACAGAACAAAGAGTGGAGGCACGCTTTCATTGCGGTCACCTTTTTGTTGGAACGGAACATGTCGTAACCATCCTCGTCTGCGGGGGAGCGGGACACGGTGCGAAATTGAATTCCAAGCACACGGGGTTAGTCGTTGGATCTCGACCGGACCTCCATCGCATAAGAGCGTTGGCGATAGACTGACGGCGGGCACTGACTGGCAAGCAGCCCCAACTGGCATTCACCGCCGCTCACCGCCATCGTGGGGTGATCGGTTGCTGGGAGCTGCGGGTCGAGGTCAACCAGTTCAGGGGCTGCGGACACACCAGCATAGCCGATCCATCGAAGGACCGTGCAAATATCGACCGTGAGCCCATCCGGCAACGATCGTCGAAGTTGAATGAACAAATCAAGCGATCGGGTTCTTGTGGAACGCGCGAATCAAATGAGCCAGCGGAACAAACGCCGCGCCAATCTCGATCGAAAACCAAAGTCCCTCGTATCCGACAGCACGTAAGATCGCAAAGACCACTGCGGCGATGGTGACCGCGGCAAAAATGGTGCACAAATGAAACTGCAGCGCCGTGGCAGGGCGATGACACTCGGATGATACGGCGCGAGCGTGCTTTGGGTAGCCACACGAATCACAGCTGGCGTCCCACGCAGAACGTTGTTCGGAACAGTTTGGGCACGGGTGCGATGGCGTCATTCGGACTGGCAATCAAAAACAGCGAGGGAAGCGGTAACAAGTGCGACGCGGTCGTTCAAATCAAGTTTCACGAGCGGCCCCTTTCGATTCGAGCGGCCCCTTTCGATTTCGTAGTTCGAATTACTCCCCGAACCTCGGTCGCCACCA
Coding sequences within it:
- a CDS encoding sodium:solute symporter, with amino-acid sequence MAISSIDAAILVLYMLIMVALGLWVGRDQKDLSGYLLGGRDLPWWAILGSIVATETSTATFLSVPGIAFAADGDMRFLQLAFGFLVGRVIVAIVLVPLYCRGEIFTAYEILQQRFGGASKKCASLLFLITRNLGDGLRLFLAGIALEKVLGIDLHLCIAVIGIATIVYTFFGGMKAVIWSDCIQLVVYMVGGFLALKILVGFLPGGWSELFEFGNSTGRFHILDFRWQSTATFNLWSETYTFWSGLIGGAVLTLGTHGTDQMFVQRYLCARSGRDAQRAVIASGFVVFAQFALFLLLGVALAAYYTNVDPQTFAHNDEVFATFIVDHLPIGLVGITLAAVFAAAMSTLSSSLNSSAAAAVSDFYAPWAYPEVGDDPSHPDHSDKLLLAGRSFTIIFGILQIAIGMGASYVSRSVVGDALAIAGFTAGILLGVFGLGMFTRSAHQRGALVGMVCGIAVLTGIKFGTTIAWPWYAIIGSLTTFVCGYLASQLISPLHAPAASTVEDDSMRDKE
- a CDS encoding exo-beta-N-acetylmuramidase NamZ family protein translates to MNRNVLFSLLFAVALFTALPRTAPAQVLAGIDVLERDHFQQLAGRKIGLITNHTGANARGVSTVKLFHDSPNVNLVALFSPEHGFAGVLDHENIGDQRDSLTGLKVHSLYGKTRVPTPEMLAGIDTLVFDIQDIGTRFYTYISTMGGAMKAAAEHRVRFVVLDRPNPIDGITVQGPVLDRGGESFVGYHPISVRHGMTIAELARMFQAEWKLDLDLQTIPIEGWNRREMFDATGRLWINPSPNMRSLNQALLYPGIGLLETTNVSVGRGTDTPFELLGAPWIDALTLARELNAAALKGVRFVPVEFTPNASKYESETCGGVNIIVIDRASFDPLETGLLLAITLHRLYPKDWKTTSLNRLLVSEKTRDGILDGKSIDELQAAYQNELNDFIRRREAFLLYR
- a CDS encoding exo-beta-N-acetylmuramidase NamZ family protein — encoded protein: MKREIMLGLEACVAERPPALRSARIGLLMNRASVDRNLRLACDVLHDAYPGQIAALFTPQHGLWGDAQANMIETDHGWHAGLDVPIYSLYSASRRPSPEMLAGLDCFVIDLQDVGTRVYTFVWTMLECLHACAEANVAVLVLDRPNPIGGRIIEGPLLEDAYRSFVGGAPVPMRHGLTMGELALLLKSELQIDVSLEIVPVQRWSPEDLFAALGRHWLLPSPNLPTAQSAIIYPGQVLLEGTNLSEGRGTTTPFEVVGAPFIDPDTMIQALGDIDLPGVHFLPLYFRPTFDKWRDQLCGGVSIHITDAERFRSLKTSIAILSVIQQHWPNDFRWLDPPYEYETRKPPIDIIYGSNKLREGLGSGQTVDGLTEVDVTAWNQRTFEFQIYDPSEQRFRG